In a single window of the Panthera leo isolate Ple1 chromosome A1, P.leo_Ple1_pat1.1, whole genome shotgun sequence genome:
- the LOC122214870 gene encoding DNA excision repair protein ERCC-5 isoform X1 — protein MGVQGLWKLLECSGRQVSPETLEGKILAVDISIWLNQALRGVRDRHGNSIENAHLLTLFHRLCKLLFFRIRPIFVFDGDAPLLKKQTLAKRRQRKDLATSDSKKTTEKLLKTFLKRQAIKTALKSKRDEALPSLTQVQREDDLYALPPLQKEEKNSSEEEDEKEWQERMSQKQALQEEFFHNPHAIDIESEDFSSLPLEIKHEILTDMKEFTKRRRTLFEAMPEESNDFSQYQLKGLLKKNYLNQHIENVQREMNQQQSGQIQRQYEEEGGFLKEVESRRVVSEDTSHYILIRGIQAKKAAGVGSEVLPSSSEMQSKSFDVKSSPCGKPKPQEEPATTPPPPRTSLAVQAAVLGGSSEEEWESKGRRQSDGENVPMSPLTLLAIQKALDDDDEDMEMHAGNDVQTGASGVKKPPEEGSDEETDEGLKEVDGKGMLLPAGPHLACVNSAQECDTSLDSGQRLADSAHVSQPVSESRVPEEEMSPRFTVANTAFQTSDESAVKGRKDPVPSESTVKRHSDAPGLQSGGEGTPTPPTSSSSVLRDETYAKVSELQPDLCPSGRKYVSSVLSSEDEAECEKSPLSKITGTVIFHETSNTQIVPSEAKRNLEDVGLFDAKENENFLKTVQESAAKNPVESADQDFISVPKSTEPMEIDSEESESDGSFIEVQSVPSSDELQAESHEASRPPSEQDEEEPVGTEKEEATGDSEGPLRHNSGSEALDIEPRDEAEKDADSSLNEWQDINLEELETLESNLLEQQNSLKAQKQQQERIAATVTGQMFLESQELLRLFGIPYIEAPMEAEAQCAILDLTDQTSGTITDDSDIWLFGARHVYKNFFNKNKFVEYYQYVDFHNQLGLDRNKLINLAYLLGSDYTEGIPTVGCVTAMEILNEFPGHGLEPLLKFSEWWHEAQKSKKIRPDPYDTKVKKKLRKLQLTPGFPNPAVADAYLKPVVDDSRGSFLWGKPDLDKIREFCQRYFGWNRTKTDESLFPVLKQLNAQQTQLRIDSFFRLAQQERRDAKGIRSQRLNRAVTCMLRKEREEEASEIEAVSVAMEKDCEFPDTAQGKTQKRSMANKRKESSNLKRKRLSDPKQVNKCGGFLGGTCLSPSSGASSGEDAECVSSVNLQRGKAAEEPPISRPALPRAGRPAPVRDEDSTSSSSSDDDRAGTASVLVTARSVFGKKKGKLRGTRGRKRKS, from the exons ATATTAGCATTTGGTTGAACCAGGCACTAAGAGGAGTCCGGGATCGCCATGGGAACTCGATAGAAAATGCTCATCTTCTCACTTTGTTTCATCGGCTCTGCAAACTCTTATTTTTTCGAATTCGTCCTATTTTTGTGTTTGATGGGGATGCTCCACTGTTGAAGAAACAGACTTTG GctaagagaaggcagagaaaggatttGGCAACCAGTGATTCCAAAAAAACTACAGAGaagcttttgaaaacatttttgaaaagacaaGCTATCAAAACTGCcttaaaaagcaaaag AGATGAAGCGCTCCCCAGTCTTACTCAAGTTCAAAGAGAAGATGACCTCTATGCTTTGCCACCTttacagaaggaggaaaaaaacag TTCAGAAGAAGAAGACGAAAAAGAATGGCAAGAAAGAATGAGTCAGAAACAAGCATTACAG GAAGAGTTCTTTCATAATCCTCATGCGATAGATATTGAATCTGAAGACTTCAGCAGCTTGCCTCTTGAAATAAAGCATGAAATCTTGACTGATATGAAAGAATTTACCAAGCGAAGAAGAACATTATTTGAAGCAATGCCAGAG gagtctAATGACTTTTCACAGTACCAGCTCAAAGGcttgcttaaaaaaaactatCTAAACCAACACATAGAAAATGTCCAAAGGGAAATGAATCAGCAACAGTCCGGACAAATCCAAAGACAATACGAAGAGGAAGGGGGCTTTTTGAAGGAGGTGGAGTCGAGGAGAGTGGTCTCTGAAGACACTTCACATTACATCTTGATAAGAG GTATTCAAGCTAAGAAAGCTGCAGGGGTGGGTTCAGAGGTTCTTCCTTCTTCCAGTGAAATGCAGAGCAAGTCTTTTGACGTGAAGTCCTCTCCATGTGGAAAACCAAAGCCACAGGAAGAGCCTGccaccacccctcctcctccaagaACGTCCCTGGCTGTGCAAGCTGCCGTGCTGGGGGGCAGCTcggaggaggagtgggagagcAAGGGCCGAAGGCAGTCTGATGGGGAGAACGTACCCATGTCACCGCTCACTCTCTTAGCTATTCAGAAGGCTCTTGACGACGACGATGAAGACATGGAAATGCACGCAGGAAACGATGTGCAGACGGGAGCGTCAGGAGTGAAAAAGCCGCCTGAGGAGGGttctgatgaggaaactgatgaagGCCTTAAGGAAGTTGATGGAAAAGGAATGCTGTTGCCAGCAGGACCCCACCTGGCCTGTGTGAACTCTGCACAGGAGTGCGACACCAGCCTTGACAGTGGCCAGAGGCTGGCAGACTCGGCTCATGTGTCACAGCCCGTCAGCGAATCTCgtgttccagaagaagaaatgtCACCGAGGTTCACTGTGGCGAACACAGCCTTTCAGACAAGTGATGAGTCCGCAGTTAAGGGTAGAAAAGATCCAGTTCCTTCAGAAAGCACAGTGAAGAGACACAGCGATGCACCCGGACTCcagagtggaggagaagggacTCCAACACCTCCGACAAGTTCGAGTTCTGTATTGAGGGATGAAACATATGCCAAAGTGTCTGAGCTGCAACCAGACCTTTGTCCATCGGGCAGAAAATATGTTTCCTCTGTTCTTTCAAGTGAGGACGAAGCAGAATGTGAAAAAAGTCCTCTTTCTAAAATCACTGGCACTGTCATTTTTCACGAAACGAGTAATACACAAATTGTCCCTTCAGAGGCAAAAAGGAACTTGGAAGATGTGGGATTGTTTGATGCTAAAGAGAATGAGAATTTCCTGAAAACCGTCCAAGAATCTGCAGCCAAGAACCCAGTGGAATCTGCAGACCAGGACTTCATTTCAGTTCCAAAGTCCACGGAGCCAATGGAAATCGACTCTGAAGAAAGTGAATCTGACG GAAGTTTCATTGAGGTCCAGAGTGTACCTAGTAGTGATGAACTTCAAGCTGAGTCACATGAAGCTTCCAGACCTCCCTCTGAACAAGATGAAGAGGAACCAGTAGGAACTGAGAAGGAAGAAGCCACTGGTGACTCCGAGGGCCCCCTAAGACACAACTCTGGAAGTGAGGCCTTGGATATTGAGCCACGCGACGAAGCTGAAAAAGATGCAGACAGTTCACTCAATGAATGGCAAGATATTAATTTG gaGGAACTGGAAACTCTGGAGAGCAACCTGTTAGAACAACAGAATTCACTGAAAGCACAAAAACAGCAGCAAGAACGGATTGCTGCTACTGTGACAGGGCAGATGTTCCTGGAAAGCCAG GAACTTCTtcgcctgtttgggattccctacATTGAGGCTCCCATGGAAGCAGAGGCTCAGTGCGCCATCCTGGATTTGACTGATCAAACTTCTGGAACAATCACTGATGACAGTGATATTTGGCTGTTTGGAGCACGGCATGtctataaaaacttttttaataaaaacaagtttGTAGAATATTACCAGTATGTGGACTTTCACAACCAACTTG gATTAGACcggaataaattaataaatttggcCTATTTGCTTGGAAGTGATTATACAGAAGGAATACCAACTGTAGGTTGTGTTACAGCCATGGAAATTCTCAATGAATTCCCTGGACATGGCCTGGAACCTCTCCTAAAATTCTC AGAGTGGTGGCATGAAGCTCAAAAAAGTAAGAAGATAAGACCTGACCCTTATGAcaccaaagtgaaaaaaaaattacggaAGCTGCAACTCACACCTGGCTTTCCCAACCCAGCTGTGGCAGACGCTTACCTCAAACCTGTGGTGGATGACTCCAGGGGGTCATTTCTGTGGGGGAAGCCAGATCTCGACAAAATTAGAGA ATTTTGTCAGCGTTATTTTGGCTGGAACAGGACAAAGACAGATGAGTCTCTGTTTCCGGTATTAAAGCAACTGAACGCCCAGCAG acaCAGCTCCGAATTGATTCTTTCTTTAGATTAGCTCAACAGGAGAGACGAGATGCTAAGGGTATTAGGAGCCAGAGACTTAACAGAGCTGTGACATGTAtgctgagaaaagaaagagaagaagaggccAGTGAAATAGAAGCGGTGTCTGTTGCCATGGAGAAAGACTGTGAGTTCCCGGATACGGCACAAGGAAAAACCCAGAAGAGAAGCATGGCAAATAAACGGAAAGAGTCATCAAACCTGAAAAGAAAGAGGCTTTCAGATCCTAAGCAAGTGAATAAATGTGGTGGGTTTCTGGGGGGCACCTGCCTCTCGCCGTCATCCGGGGCGTCTTCTGGGGAGGATGCTGAGTGTGTATCTTCGGTGAACCTGCAAAGGGGGAAAGCAGCCGAGGAGCCCCCCATCAGCCGTCCGGCTTTGCCAAGAGCAGGGCGCCCTGCTCCTGTCCGCGACGAAGACTCGACCAGCAGCAGCTCTAGTGATGATGACCGAGCAGGGACAGCATCAGTGCTGGTGACTGCCAGATCTGTGTTTGGGAAGAAAAAGGGCAAACTGAGAGGtaccagagggagaaagaggaaaagctaA